The nucleotide sequence CACCTCGTCGTCCTGCCCACATCCTACCTCTATCGCCAAGCAACCTCCCAAATCTCCCATAAACCTAAACTCTAACCCCAAATCTAACCAGAGTGTCGCCTATGGCTGGAGCATCAATGGAGCGCTGCCACCATCAATGGGGTACACGGATTGGATCTTTGGTACCTCTTCTATTTATGTTCTTACTTCCAATTTTGTCCTTTTTCATTCCATTTTGGGTTTCCTAGTTTCGACAAGGAATTTGGTTTCCAAATTAGGGGGCTCTCAATTTAGTCCTTCTTGGTTTAGCTTTTAGGTTTAGAGAAGAAATTGGGGATGGGGCACAACATCAAATGTGTACATCCAAATACTCTTGGCTTCGACTTTGATCAAGCTACTGGTCTCGAGGCCTTAACAATatggtcaattataaaagaagataTAACATTAAGTCTAAGTGCTCCCAACACCAAATTGTACATAGACACTACCGTGAGAATGTCCTTGCTCCATATACCAAATCCAAAATCTGAGGTCCAAGATAACTATATGGCCTTGACTAATCATTTATCAGTAACCCTGCAAAAGAATCACTCGGACCCGAAAATAAGGCTTCAATGCGTTCACCATGGTGATTTAATTTGGCACCAGCCTATCTATCCATTGGCTAAATGGTTCAGCTGTGAAATGACTCATGGGCCCAATAAAAAtcgtcatgttcgcttggcttataagccgtattttttcagccaagacttatcagccaagcgaacaggaatGTGCTGGACTCCTGGGCTAGAAACCAGATATTGCCTTTCAAAAAGAACTGTTGGGCTTAAATCTAAGGTACAGCTTGTGGGTACTTTGGTCCTTGAAAAGACTCCCACTTCAGGGTACAGCGTTTTCCTTTACGATATTCTTCGCTTCTACCGGAGGTAAACAGATGCACTGAGAAATCCATCTGTGCTTTACTCCattctgttcatgatgatcagaCCTCAGCCAGCAACTGGGTCATCTCAATTCTTAACCAATTTATTATCAGCATCATTATTATCATAATCGTTTCCCAATAATTCTAGCCTCATTCCGGCAAAATTTGTAGATATAAACAACAATACAAGAGTTGAGTTGGCACTCACCGGCCTCCACTCTAACTATGTACGGGACGACGATTCCCATCCCATCCCATGTTTATTTCATTTCATTCATCCCATTCCAATTATCAGGTATGGTCTGCTCTGGATATATTAATCATAAGTACGTCCCTTGTATCATTTGGACGATGGCCGGGCCCACAGGACCACCACCTGATCCTGAATCATGACGAGCTCCACCGCTCCGACATCCATCCCAGTCCCAGAGATGAAGATGATGCGCCGAGCCCTCTGTCATCCGCCATCAACGGTGGTGGTGCTGCGAGAAcggccaccatctcctcctctTGGTCGTCGTCTGCGACCTCGGTGCATCTGCAGTGTTCACAAGCCACAaatcgtcttcaccaacaacgaACAGAGCTTGCTTGCATATGGTTGCACATGATTCCTACTACTACTCAAATAAAAGAAAGACTACTGACAATATATAGCATGTTGGTTGCATACATTGGTGGTGAAGGCCCGGCATGCCAATGGCACGCCTACTCACCATTCTGCGGATATATGGAGTTGTAGTGCACCTCCGCCCAGAAGCTCAACAGTACCACTGCAACCACAGGCAGGGAGGCACTTTAGATGCCTGACACCAATAACCAGTAAAGGATTGAAATACCAGGCGGTTAGCCCTTGAGGACTGCAAGGATCAAATGTTTACCTTTGTTGGACTTCTGAACCTTAGGCTGGATCTCGATGTAGCAAGTATCCTTGAAAGATGTCATCACGAAGATTTTTACTCCATACTGCACCAGATTGTTGTCTTACATTACATTAGGACGACTAAAAAAATAGCATTCTTGTCAGCTCCTATACACAAGATATGCCAGGAATGACAGCTGGAACATAGATTGTATAAAGACTAACCTTGTCAGCAGCGGCCTGTAGAGTCACATGGTCACCCCATTCACCGTTTCTGTTAGTTTATAAGCAGTAAAATGCATGTTAGACAAGCATCCACATGCACTTAATCTGTGCTCCAttctaaaaaaaaaattgtttggcATGGTGTGGAACTGACCGTGCAACTTTCTCCAAGTAATCATCATATGCCATGGGAACGTATCCATCATAGGCGTCACGGTTAGTTTTAAGCTGTAAGGGATGGTTTATCAGAGAAAAGACAAAAATGTACACACGACTAGCAATTGCGAAACAAAAGTTTATGTGGTTAAATACCTGGTTAATTATCTGCTCCCTCACAAACTCATGATGATCTGGACTTTGGTAAAGCTGGTCTGATAGTGCTCGGAACTGTGGAATTGGGGGCGTGCAATTAGCATCAATTGGTTGTGAATGTGATACAGACTCTCAATTTGTGAGGAAAAAAGAGATAAAAGGCGGAAAAAGGGAAGAGAAAAAGAAAGTGCAGAGATCACTTGAAAAAAGGAAGACAAGAGGTGGTGAAGGAAAGAAAAAATAACTATTTGGGTGAGGAATACGATGGATGATACCTGACAGCTGCCATCTCCTTGCACCTTGTGTTCAACCAGCTCATACAGCTTCAACCTGAAAGATGATAAATGAACATTGAACTACTCCAGAAGAAAACGTTTTGCATGAAAAACTAATGgagcagaaataatattattaTATGCAAGTAATCTAGCCTGTTATGGAAATGCAAAGCCTAAAAGACATTTAATGACAAACAGAGCCAATGATAAGTTTAACACTAGCAAGCATACTGTAGAACATAACAGTAGTAGTAATTCACTAAGAAATGAAGCCAAAGGACTGACCTTTCTGTCAGCCTTTCATGGTCCATAGTGGCTTCATCAATTGATGGGATTTCTCCATTAATTTTGGGGACATGCTGGACAAGGCAGACACAGATTATTGGACCACAGTTGGAAATGGAGTCAGAGCCTCAGAGGCACAGAAACAAAAATACAGATACAGCACAGCATTCACAACAGGTTCATTTCCTTCATAGCAACAAGGATAGGGTGTGGGGGAGGTAAGTTTGCCACTGTTATCAAGATTATTGGATAGTAGCATTCTAAAATTTAAAAGCAATAACAAATAGGAATACTATCTGAGGGCAGTTGAACTGCTAGTAGCTTTGAACAAGTCATACAGTGTATAAGAAAAGTTAATACCTACAGCTTTGTTCACAGAGGTCTACCAATAAAAGTAGGTAGACATAATTTTCACATCCGCATAGGATAACTTTTCGAAGACACGCATTAAGACCAAGAATATGCAAAGTTAATTAGCCATTCAGTTAATTAAAGACTTCTAGTGGAATTTGATGTCAACATCATTTCTTAAAGTCATTTGGCATTTAAGGTTAGTGGTCCAACTGAAAGCGATATCCATGTTGTTGTTTTTCCTCTTCCAATGAGATTTTGGCTATAGAACAAACATATACAGGATTTTTTGCTGATGATCTAGGTAGGCTTCCTTAGAAGCGAAACTTTCATTATTCTGGTAGCTGACGAAGCAGATCCAAATGTTAGGCGAATGAAGCTAGACAACACAATTTCTTAACCTGACTTCAAAGGATCAGTAGACTCACGGGAACTGGGACCATGGGGTAAAACCTCTTCCCTACTTCCTCCTCCATCTCAAAATAACCGTCACCAGCTGTGTCTGGAGAGGAACTAGATGGCTCCACATATACTGTCTCGTGCTCATGCTCATGGGTGCTTCCTGCAACTACCAAGAACATTAGGAAAAACGTAAAAGTGGTATGCTGAGAGAAATAAAACAATCAAGTCAGATTATAGATATTTCCAGCACCAGGATGGTAGATGCCTACTGATGGGTTGTACAAATCATATGTGAGTTGAGAAGAATGCAGCTGAGTCTCATCTGGATGTGCTGCTGCCAAAAAAAagaacatatatatacatgaGTTAGGAATACTGTCTACCTGTTCCATGGTTTATCACATCCACGAGACgaaaaggaaaatgaaaaatCTGCATGTATTCCACAAGTCTGACTACTACCTCTACCGTAATGGAGGTCACAACAGTGACCGTCACAGTAACCGGGAGGAGGCCCGTAGTACCCGTTGGGAGGAGCAAAAGGGTCGCGGAACAGGTCGTATCCCCATGGCAAATTCTGATCTTTCTCACACATGCTCATCCGTCGAGCTCAAGCTGTCCGTCCGTGGGAGCGGAGCGCTGCTGCGGTAGCAAACAGATTCAAGCGGTTTACTTCAGTACCATGGCAACAAAGAACAGGAAACAATGCCACAGCTAACTTCGCTGGGCTGCATCGGAGCTAAAGCATCTCCGGTGAAAAGCGAGACCTAACAGAAATCAGCGATTCGATTCATCGCGCTCGCATTAACGCGCGGAGAACTATACTAGTATTATTATCAGCTATATATACGAAGAAAAGATTGCGGGCAACAAACAAAATCATCGCGCAATCCTCCGCGGAGCACTAAGAGCATACGTGAGCGCCGCGCGGAGCAGGGCTCAAAAGCAGCGAAATTTAGGAAGCAAAAGCGACCGAATCGAATCGCATCGGccgcgtacaagaaccgggtggGTTGGATTCCTCGCGGCGAGAAAGAAAGATTCGGACAGGATTGGACTGCTCGCCGGCCAGGACAGAAACAAAGCACCGGCCTTGGAGCAATCGAAGCGAGCTACGCTAGGGGTTCCGGGGCGGAGCGCGGGAGAGGAGAGTTGCCTCACCTTGGATTGGAGGCGGCTGGGTGGGGCCTGCGCCCGTCTTCTCCGGCGCCGGAATTGGATCGCGACGAATGGGGGAGGGAGGGGAAGCCGTGGGGAGAATGAGGAGTCCGGGGTATATATGGGTGTGTTGTGATTGTGAGGACTGAGGAGGGGGACGAGAGGATGGgacaattttatttatttattttgtttcttcttttcttcttttcttttttgctgGCACGCGGCTTGCGTTCACTATCAGAGCCGAAAGATGTTCTCTAGTGAATAGTACACCCTACGTTTTTTTTGGCGAAATTAAattattattcatatatataattatatatggcAGTAGTTTTTTTCATGGTTTTGAGCAATGTTTTTTTTAATCTTGTGGATTGGAGTGAGCAAGATGATCTTGTCATCCTGTGGCGGCGGGAGAACGCCTCTTCAAACCTTGTTAAATTTTGCTTTATGGTTTTGTTGACTTTCTATCTGCGTTTGTTGAGGTAGCAAAGTAGGCTAAATAAAGCACGCACCATTGATTGTTTCTTAAAACCTATTGATTGATAGTGATTAGTATATTATTTGGGTGGGATTTTATTCCATTTATTTGTACATCAACCAAAATGTGAATAAAGAGGAGCATTATATTCCCCTTTGTTTAAAAGGTGCCCGTATCTCCCCCTACCATCGCGTTTATCGTGCCAAAGAAAAACGAAATCAATTAGGATCTTTAGGTCCTTGTTCAATACTCCTTCCACCCCTAAATAATTGTTGTCAACGGTGTGTTTGCCGCAAGTTTGacttgatttatagaaaatacgtgtaatatttgtatatccaaataaatttattaaaaaactagattcaaatatctttcCAATCATACTAATTagataccataaatattaatattttttaatatatatttagtcaaaattgTTTCTCGGAAAGCGAAAACGATAGATATTTAGGGACAGAGTGAGTACATATCGGTCAAACAATTTGGCTTTATTAGATACTCAAAGAGAAGACTAAAAAGCTTCCACCTTTTGTGACTTCAAGGTTTTTTCTCTTAGAGTTAAAAATATAGCAGCCCCTGAGTTTATAAAGGGATCTCACTTACATctatgaattttaatttttttaagatCCCTAAACTTAACAAGTTgttaatttttctttttttaatcaaGTTGTTAATCTTTCTTAGAGTTTAGGGGACGCACGGTCCACCATTTAACAtgttacagcctgttcgtttggttgtaaacgatcgtaaattttcaattagaacagtatttttctctcatgccaaatcagtcaacagtaataatccacgatcgtttcagccccagccgaaggCTGTTAATTTCTCCCCTAACAACTCACTCTTATGGTTTCTGACTCTGTCGCACCATCCCATCCTCGCGAGGCCCATTTAGTGCAGCTCCCGTTCTTCTGGCGACACACTCAACCCCATTGGCTCCCTCCCGTGCACCATCTCTGGCGCTTCTCCCTTCCATCTCCCATAGCTCATTTGATTGGAGTGGCGATGGATGTGGCACAAGTGAGTTCTTATATGCTAGTGTCTATTGAAATAGATTTGAAGGCTCCGCTAGAGTAGTCAAGAAAAATACCTAAAAATAAAGAAAGCTCTCAAATCAAAGTTAGAAAGTCTAATTTCATGACTTTTGCTCGGTCCCTAGCTCGTAGGAGCCTTGGTAGGGTAGACCCTTGTATCACGTCAAAGGTTAGGGGCGATAAACATAGGGTCTGTTTGATACACGTGGCTAGTTACTAGTTGGCtaaaaaatactccctccattcaaaattatgagtcattccaagaatcttggagagtcaaaacgtcttaagtttgaccaaatgtaTATGATAACATAATCACATTTATGATAACAACTAAATATCATTaagttcttcattaattatatttttaaagtatatctatttgctgtcataaatatttataattttttctataattttggtcaaacttgagatgctttgactctccaagatttttgaatgacttataatttaggacggagggagctTAAATTAGCTATAGCTGTCTAGCTAGTTGACTAACAACTAGTTTAAAGACTTGATAAAAAATTAGCTCATCTATTAACCCTTCTGTTCGAATATACTAGAGCTAATTTCAATttaaaattagctagctaacaaTTATCTCATGTATCTAAACATATGCCCTTAATATGAAGCTGGGAAATTGTCCCCAAAAAATGAAGCAGGGAATTTCCTCGAAAAAAATAATATATGTAGCAGGGAATCTTTGCATAGGGGGTGAAGTTGGATGGTACTCCTGCGGGCACCACGGGACCGTGACGCCAGACCAGGGGAATCGCAGGCTGTCAGTGTCAGCGTGGCGTTGACGTCAGCGGGGGGCGGCGACGCGGAGCTCCACTCGCGCTCCGAGGGAATCTGGGCGCTCTGCTCGGCATCTGACGGCTGTCAGAGGCGGCGGGACCCGCGGATCGTACCCGCTACAAGTCAGGATCAGGATGGGCTCGGGCCTAGGCTCATGGGCTCATGGCCCACTCTGCAGTCACCCTTCCCGCTCTTGCTTGTCTTGTCTCCTGAGTCCTGATGAAACGCCACAGCCTCTAATaaatttcaagacaaatctacaaTTTGATGCTGTTCCGATGTTTTGATGAAACTGTTCATTTTAATTTCAAGACAAAATCTACGATTTGAGGCTGTTTTGATGCTGGTAGGCTAATAAAAAACCATGATGCTTTCTGCCGCTGTTTCACGTGAGAGAGACTGAACATCAACTGATAAAACTAATAAATAATGTTAGTAACTTGTGGATCTTAACTTTGACTCTAATCACGTCGTGCGAGAGGCTGACTGGTTACTTACATTCCATGACCAAGACATCTTCCAGCTTGATGCTTGCTGCATATATCTCACATCTCCATCTCACGCGGCTCAAAGAAAAGGTTCAGAGCTCTTTTGGAAAGCAGCGATTTTACAGAAAATGACATACATGAAATATACAGGATTTAGGGCATGTTCGGATACTATGGGCTAATTGTTAGCGAGCTAATTTCAGCTCAAATTATTAGGActagtgcatccaaacaagatGACTAATAGGTGGACTAATTTCATTTGCCAAGTCTTCAACTAGTTATTAGCTACCTAGCTAGCCAACCATGGTTAGTTTTCGTagaaaaaacacatgaaacatgagaAATCCCGCGGTCTAAAGGGGCCTCAATGGTTTCTTCTCTCCTTCCTGGCTacaacatactccctccgtcctagaaagaaagtcattatgggatgcgtgcatgtcaaacttttttaactttgactatgTTTGTAGGaaacacgtgcaacatttatatctctaaataagtttattatgaaagtatataaacgatttatctaataatactaattatatattataaatattaatattcttttatatataattggttaaagttaaaaaaaattATTGGGAAACGAGAACGATGTCTATTTTAAGAGAGATGGAGTACTGCCTACTGTGGTATGCTGCGCTATGTCTCTGCTGCATCTGTATTTGCATCATGAGAACTGATTATTGCAGCGCTGCTTGCCTGCTTGAACAAATCAAGCACGCAGATTCGGATCCTGCGTCAGCGTCAGCATCAGCGTCAAACCACAGCAAAAAAAGGTTGCTGTTTGTGTACGTTCAGCTGTCGCTGACTCTGCGTACATCCATGCATGCATTTCACGAGCCCTGTTTGCTCGTCGTCCTTGCATGCTGAAGCTGCCGTGTGGTTTCATTTCAGTCCCAGGCCATGGCTGGTACATACCTCTCGCTGCGATTACTATAGAAGGTGCATGCCATGACGATGCTGCCTACTGCTATCCTACAGCACGGCCGGACGAGCAGCAGCTCGTTCGTGCTTTTGACTGTTCCCTGAAAGCGATATGAACTGAACATGATGCAGCAGGACAAGGAAGGATTATTTCCGATCAGGATTACTATTCAGAAAAGAAAGCAGAGGATCCGGTCACCGCGCACGCAGATCTTATTCAACGATGACCTGGATCCAACGCTGCTGGATCCCGTCATGAGACTGATCgacccgtcgccgtcgccgtcggcggcccggccggccggcggcggtTTGGCGCCTCCAAAAGCTGCGTGGCCCATAGAGATATATTAGAATTTTTAGAGGAGTGCATGACTTGTGCATGCCTCGAGCCCTCGACGGAACAAAAGATGGCCAGATTATTATATATATACGAAGATGTTGTTTGGAGCTGGCCCCCCCAGATTAGAATGATGCATTCATGGTCTCTCAGGAGGATTCATCTGCAAGCTTCTTTCTTTTTAGCCTTTTGTTTCCCCCtcggttttggttttggttttgaGAGCAGGAAACGGCAAAAGGATGCATCCAAAGGTCCGATGGCGAGTTGACGACGATAGGATCGACAACTGAAGAAGAGCCTTTCTTTTTCCTGACCTGAAAAAACATTGGcctataatccgtcttttttagcttgttttttcaaccctcacaacaaatcagtcggaacagtgtttttctctcacaacaaattaaccttttagtttaaaaaaaacatttGCTTTTTTGTGCGTGGTTTCATCCGAACCTAACAAATTCAGTGGGCGTTTGGACGGTTTTTTTAACTTTATTTATTAAGTGATCGAGAGGGAAGGTGGAGCCAAAGGCGCGAGGAAAACAGGCGGAAAACCGAAGCGAAGTGCATGAATGGTGCCGCGATTCAGGCTCCGATGATGGGTGCACACCGCAAACCGACAGTGACACGCCTTTGCCGGTTTGCCCTTTTGGAGTTATGGCTACCACCAGTCTTGCCCCTTGACACCTACCGATCCCATACATACGTACACCATGATAAAACAgtcagggcgcgtttagttccgaaaatttttggcttttggctactgtagcactttcgttgttatttggcaaaaattgtccaattatagactatttaggcttaaaagattcgtctcgcgatttctcggcgaactgtgcaattagttttttttttcgtctacatttagtactccatgcatgtaccgcaagattcgatgtaacagggaatcttgaaaattttttgtttttgggttggaactaaacggggcctcaatttggtagaaagaaaaaagTTTTTCCTGGTTTTGTTGTTCAAGTTGGCGATCGTGGGCACTCACGTCACAGCGTGTTCATCCAacgggcagcagcaggccaggaGCTAGCTCCTCCAAATTCAGCAGAGCTTGTGGCAGGAGGGTTCAGAGAAGAGAGAATCTCATCCAGCTGGGCGCTGCAGGAGGTCCAGCGTTGGCAAGCAGGCAGAGGCAGGGATCTTTGGGCATCATCCAGACATCCCCCTCGCAATGCAAATGCAATCCGGCGATGGGTGCAGAGGAGACGACAAGGGCACGCCATGTGCGTGCCTCTGCCTCCGGAACGGAACCTCGCCTGAATTCGGTCACTTGTCGCTCGGTTGCGCGTGGGTCAGGGTCAGCGAGGCACGGCCGGCACCTGTGCCATTGCTGTTGCCAACGTCGTAACATGCATGTGTTTCctttgcccttgtttagtttggAGGAAAGTTGGAATTTGGTTATCGtaccactttcgtttttatttgtcaattattgttcaatcatggactaattaggctcaaaatgttcatctcgtaatttccaaccaaactgtgcaattagtttttttcgtctacatttaatgctccatacacgtatcgtaagatttaatgtgatggctactgtagcacttcttGGAAAAAGTTTTTGTAACTAAACGTGCGCTTTGTTGTTGTTGCTCCGGGCCGCTGCGCtagttgtaacacccaaaatttcagtcttttgaaataagaaaaattcgatttaattatgttattacgTGAACATTCAAATATAGAAAAGAATTAATTTTTGTGAAAatcaaatcaaatataagattagtaacatgttgatgcactcatgctggattgtatttaatatgttgagtggtttttgatttaaactcaaaaggtttcaaaactcatttgaaaatacatttggaaatttaatttgaaaaaaaaagaaattactTTTCTCTTCCCCCTCCTCTGTTTTCGGCACGAGCAGCCGCGCAGCCCAGCTTCCACTCCCGCCGGCCCGCTGGCCCAGCTCGGTTTTCCCCTTGCGCTCCGCAACGGCCTGCGTGGCCCAGCACCGCAGCAACCGCCGCGCCCTTCCCCATGCTCAGTCGCTGACCGCCTGGCCCCGCCCGTCAGCGCGTTCCCCTTCCTCCCACAACCGCCGCGCTCGGTCAAGCACAACTGCCGCCGAGACGTCCTTGCGTCATGGGAGCGTCTCCCCGTGTCTCGACCTCTACAAAAAGGAGGCCCTGACCCGTTGCCGTCCTCTCTGCTGCTTCCCCCATTTTCCCTCGCTCACTCGCCGAGCCAAGCCGAAGCCGCAACCGCCGAAGAACGCCGGGATCCGCCGTGCGCGAGCCGCCGTCCCCGAGCCATCTCCGACCTTGTTTTCCCCGTGGTAAGAATCTCCttgctcccctctctctccccgacctTTTCCCTTGGCATTTGGTGGCTTGTATGGCCGTTTCGCGTGAGCCCGGGAAGCTCTtgatcgccggccatggcgaccgccaccTCGGCCGCATCCTCCGGCCACCGCTTAGACCTGGCCGAGATTCCCTGCTCCCCCGCTAACCCctggtgccctcggttcttcgaaccgtggcccctagccccCGTACCGTGCTCGCCGGAGTGCTCCACACCGCTGCCCATGGAGAGCCGCCCGCGGCTGTTCCCCGCCGgcgtctccttctcttccccccaCATCTAATCTGAGCCCTCCATCGTCTGATCAACGGCTCTctgtggccgataccccttcgcgggtagaatttctaaagagcccctctgtTTTCATgtaatagaacccgccgtccttagcgtatttccccgtgtacgctttctcgttttgaaagcgtaaagttaactgttttagttcaaagtacgttttcagtatttacagaaatgccatttgaacttttttgcttataaaatcgtcgttttagctccgaattgatccgttcaaattgcgttagcttcgtaatttcataatctgcatgttagaaccactgttagtcaagtttggaacttttaaatttcatggttagatttaattaaatatattgctataggaaatcctgtttaaatcataactttcgcattttagctccgtttttcgtgaacttcgcgttgacatgatcgtagcgagacgtagattattttcataaatattttatcttgttttctatactgttggtgtactattctaattataggaatgtttgctttgcatgaatgcctttggaatgttgtatgttgccgtgttggtcgcgttcagacggtgaggagaacgttggagaccaagaattcttcgacggccagcaggatcagcaagagtttgtgaaccaaggcaagtatagcatgggcctatcttgatgtcctattcactttaatcatttactcatttgcatgtgtctaattttgataaccataaggacattctagacatttgatgacttgttcccttgactcctatgggttaattgcatatgggtaggttctagtgctctaactgaacatgatctatacgatggtgaatggttctatggaactaaagtataacatgatttataacgactgatccatagggcgaaggtgcaaatgacttttgatcatgttgctcccagccctccataagaacttatctgtcggcaaaagctgggactgacagtgcaaccgggagagtcatatgactttgactttagctcagtaatagaaccttttctagctagttagaggttacctttatggcgcaaaaggggcttgccacgttgggtatagggttgcctctgttcctatgtgtatagccgcgatggatatgtgccataggaaagggggttcctacatctgcctgccgaggaaacctagcggcc is from Miscanthus floridulus cultivar M001 chromosome 7, ASM1932011v1, whole genome shotgun sequence and encodes:
- the LOC136468033 gene encoding OVARIAN TUMOR DOMAIN-containing deubiquitinating enzyme 12-like isoform X3, coding for MSMCEKDQNLPWGYDLFRDPFAPPNGYYGPPPGYCDGHCCDLHYGRAAHPDETQLHSSQLTYDLYNPSVGIYHPGSTHEHEHETVYVEPSSSSPDTAGDGYFEMEEEVGKRFYPMVPVPHVPKINGEIPSIDEATMDHERLTERLKLYELVEHKVQGDGSCQFRALSDQLYQSPDHHEFVREQIINQLKTNRDAYDGYVPMAYDDYLEKVARNGEWGDHVTLQAAADKYGVKIFVMTSFKDTCYIEIQPKVQKSNKVVLLSFWAEVHYNSIYPQNDAPRSQTTTKRRRWWPFSQHHHR
- the LOC136468033 gene encoding OVARIAN TUMOR DOMAIN-containing deubiquitinating enzyme 12-like isoform X1 — its product is MSMCEKDQNLPWGYDLFRDPFAPPNGYYGPPPGYCDGHCCDLHYGRAAHPDETQLHSSQLTYDLYNPSVGIYHPVAGSTHEHEHETVYVEPSSSSPDTAGDGYFEMEEEVGKRFYPMVPVPHVPKINGEIPSIDEATMDHERLTERLKLYELVEHKVQGDGSCQFRALSDQLYQSPDHHEFVREQIINQLKTNRDAYDGYVPMAYDDYLEKVARNGEWGDHVTLQAAADKYGVKIFVMTSFKDTCYIEIQPKVQKSNKVVLLSFWAEVHYNSIYPQNDAPRSQTTTKRRRWWPFSQHHHR
- the LOC136468033 gene encoding OVARIAN TUMOR DOMAIN-containing deubiquitinating enzyme 12-like isoform X4; translated protein: MSMCEKDQNLPWGYDLFRDPFAPPNGYYGPPPGYCDGHCCDLHYGRAHPDETQLHSSQLTYDLYNPSVGIYHPGSTHEHEHETVYVEPSSSSPDTAGDGYFEMEEEVGKRFYPMVPVPHVPKINGEIPSIDEATMDHERLTERLKLYELVEHKVQGDGSCQFRALSDQLYQSPDHHEFVREQIINQLKTNRDAYDGYVPMAYDDYLEKVARNGEWGDHVTLQAAADKYGVKIFVMTSFKDTCYIEIQPKVQKSNKVVLLSFWAEVHYNSIYPQNDAPRSQTTTKRRRWWPFSQHHHR
- the LOC136468033 gene encoding OVARIAN TUMOR DOMAIN-containing deubiquitinating enzyme 12-like isoform X2, producing MSMCEKDQNLPWGYDLFRDPFAPPNGYYGPPPGYCDGHCCDLHYGRAHPDETQLHSSQLTYDLYNPSVGIYHPVAGSTHEHEHETVYVEPSSSSPDTAGDGYFEMEEEVGKRFYPMVPVPHVPKINGEIPSIDEATMDHERLTERLKLYELVEHKVQGDGSCQFRALSDQLYQSPDHHEFVREQIINQLKTNRDAYDGYVPMAYDDYLEKVARNGEWGDHVTLQAAADKYGVKIFVMTSFKDTCYIEIQPKVQKSNKVVLLSFWAEVHYNSIYPQNDAPRSQTTTKRRRWWPFSQHHHR
- the LOC136468033 gene encoding OVARIAN TUMOR DOMAIN-containing deubiquitinating enzyme 12-like isoform X6 — translated: MSMCEKDQNLPWGYDLFRDPFAPPNGYYGPPPGYCDGHCCDLHYGRAAHPDETQLHSSQLTYDLYNPSVGIYHPGSTHEHEHETVYVEPSSSSPDTAGDGYFEMEEEVGKRFYPMVPVPHVPKINGEIPSIDEATMDHERLTERLKLYELVEHKVQGDGSCQFRALSDQLYQSPDHHEFVREQIINQLKTNRDAYDGYVPMAYDDYLEKVARNGEWGDHVTLQAAADKYGVKIFVMTSFKDTCYIEIQPKVQKSNKVVLLSFWAEVHYNSIYPQNGE
- the LOC136468033 gene encoding OVARIAN TUMOR DOMAIN-containing deubiquitinating enzyme 12-like isoform X5, coding for MSMCEKDQNLPWGYDLFRDPFAPPNGYYGPPPGYCDGHCCDLHYGRAAHPDETQLHSSQLTYDLYNPSVGIYHPVAGSTHEHEHETVYVEPSSSSPDTAGDGYFEMEEEVGKRFYPMVPVPHVPKINGEIPSIDEATMDHERLTERLKLYELVEHKVQGDGSCQFRALSDQLYQSPDHHEFVREQIINQLKTNRDAYDGYVPMAYDDYLEKVARNGEWGDHVTLQAAADKYGVKIFVMTSFKDTCYIEIQPKVQKSNKVVLLSFWAEVHYNSIYPQNGE